One Kitasatospora sp. MAP12-44 DNA segment encodes these proteins:
- a CDS encoding nuclear transport factor 2 family protein: MRLIHPRGPAAGAREWFQVGFDHGSTDKSHAYCVAARRWVAGLELSYDQGRSAVSDLNDVVARYLDIWNEADAGKRTAAIADLFAQGATYTDPLAAVEGLEGIAAVITGAREQFQGFAFNQYGTVDAHHNIVRFGWELVPAAGGENIVIGFDVAAVDDSGKIKSVSGFLDKVPAGF, encoded by the coding sequence GTGCGGCTGATCCACCCGCGCGGGCCTGCGGCGGGGGCCCGCGAGTGGTTTCAAGTCGGCTTCGACCACGGGTCCACCGACAAGTCGCACGCTTACTGTGTCGCCGCCCGCCGGTGGGTGGCGGGGCTAGAGCTGTCGTATGACCAAGGGAGATCAGCTGTGAGTGACCTCAACGACGTGGTGGCGCGTTACCTCGACATCTGGAACGAGGCCGACGCGGGCAAGCGCACTGCCGCGATTGCCGACCTGTTCGCGCAGGGCGCCACTTACACCGACCCGCTGGCTGCCGTCGAGGGCCTCGAGGGCATCGCGGCCGTCATCACCGGTGCCCGCGAGCAGTTCCAGGGCTTCGCTTTCAACCAGTACGGCACGGTCGACGCGCACCACAACATCGTCCGCTTCGGCTGGGAGCTCGTGCCGGCCGCCGGTGGCGAGAACATCGTCATCGGTTTCGATGTCGCGGCTGTCGATGACAGCGGCAAGATCAAGAGCGTCAGCGGCTTCCTGGACAAGGTTCCCGCCGGCTTCTGA
- a CDS encoding acyl carrier protein produces the protein MTAPASQAQALLALPESERLDALRELVAAEFRTTLLLDSDEELPLDRSYFDLGLTSLRLTEIKRRLEQRLSVAISANTMFNEPTVEQLVGHLGAALLGPAESAAAAEAAPAPAPAQADDRALVDDILKDLYES, from the coding sequence ATGACGGCGCCGGCCTCGCAGGCGCAAGCGCTGCTCGCCCTCCCCGAGTCCGAACGCCTGGACGCCCTGCGGGAGTTGGTGGCGGCCGAGTTCCGCACCACGCTGCTGCTCGACTCGGACGAGGAACTGCCGCTGGACCGCAGCTACTTCGACCTCGGCCTGACCTCGCTGCGGCTGACCGAGATCAAGCGGCGCCTCGAGCAGCGCCTCTCGGTCGCGATCAGCGCCAACACCATGTTCAACGAGCCGACCGTGGAGCAGCTGGTGGGCCACCTCGGGGCGGCTCTGCTCGGCCCGGCCGAGTCGGCCGCGGCAGCCGAGGCAGCGCCCGCGCCGGCCCCCGCCCAGGCCGACGACCGCGCACTGGTCGACGACATCCTCAAAGACCTCTACGAGTCCTAA